One Thermodesulfobacteriota bacterium DNA segment encodes these proteins:
- a CDS encoding glycosyltransferase family 2 protein produces the protein MLHGKKIVVVLPAYHAEKTLEMTYNDIPHDIVDEVVLVDDCSDDGTVEVGRGLGIKNILVHEENLGYGANQKSCYAEALKLGADIVVMLHPDYQYTPKLITAMASMIASGEFDVVLGSRILGPGAIKGGMPPYKYIANRFLTLVENILLRQKLSEYHTGYRAFSREVLEKLPLLENSDDFVFDNEMLAQAVYFGFRIGEISCPTKYFDEASSINFSRSVVYGIGVLATACKFRLQKLGMKDYPIFDEAGGKLRPE, from the coding sequence TTGCTGCACGGTAAAAAGATAGTCGTAGTCCTCCCCGCATACCACGCCGAGAAGACCCTGGAGATGACGTATAACGACATCCCGCATGATATCGTCGACGAGGTCGTTCTGGTAGACGACTGCAGCGACGACGGGACGGTCGAGGTGGGCAGGGGACTCGGCATAAAGAACATACTCGTCCACGAGGAGAACCTCGGCTACGGCGCCAACCAGAAGAGCTGCTACGCCGAGGCTTTAAAACTCGGGGCGGACATAGTGGTCATGCTCCACCCGGACTACCAGTACACCCCGAAGCTCATAACGGCCATGGCGTCGATGATAGCCTCCGGCGAGTTCGACGTGGTACTGGGCTCCAGGATCCTGGGCCCCGGCGCGATAAAGGGCGGCATGCCGCCGTATAAGTATATCGCCAACAGGTTCCTTACGCTCGTCGAGAACATACTCCTCCGGCAGAAACTCTCCGAGTACCATACCGGCTACAGGGCCTTTTCCAGGGAGGTGCTGGAAAAGCTTCCGCTCCTCGAAAACTCCGACGACTTCGTCTTCGATAACGAGATGCTCGCCCAGGCCGTATACTTCGGCTTCCGCATCGGGGAGATAAGCTGCCCCACGAAGTACTTCGATGAGGCGTCGTCCATAAACTTCTCGAGGAGCGTGGTATACGGCATCGGGGTCCTTGCCACCGCGTGCAAGTTCAGGCTCCAGAAACTCGGGATGAAGGACTACCCCATATTCGACGAGGCCGGAGGGAAGCTCCGCCCGGAGTAG